The Metabacillus sediminilitoris genome window below encodes:
- a CDS encoding tRNA threonylcarbamoyladenosine dehydratase, giving the protein MLHQFSRNELAIGKEGLDILKNSTVAVLGVGGVGSFSAEALARSGVGRIILVDKDDVDITNVNRQIHALLSTVGKPKVDLMEARIKDINPDCDVISLKMFYTEETYEQFFHYKIDYVIDASDTISYKIHLMKECLNRNIPIISSMGAANKMDPTRFQVADISKTHTDPIAKVIRTRLRKDGIRKGIKVVFSDESPIVIREEVRKEVGNDAAQIRKAKMPPSSNAFVPSVAGLIMGGYVITDLLKTIKIVRVKDEK; this is encoded by the coding sequence TTGCTACATCAATTTTCTCGTAATGAATTAGCAATAGGAAAAGAAGGATTGGATATCCTTAAAAATAGTACAGTAGCTGTTCTAGGAGTCGGCGGGGTTGGTTCATTTTCTGCTGAAGCCCTTGCAAGATCAGGAGTAGGCAGAATTATTTTAGTTGATAAAGATGATGTTGATATAACGAATGTTAATCGCCAAATTCATGCTTTATTATCAACAGTTGGCAAGCCAAAAGTTGATTTAATGGAGGCGCGTATTAAGGACATAAATCCTGATTGCGATGTTATCTCTCTTAAGATGTTTTATACAGAAGAAACGTATGAGCAGTTTTTTCATTATAAAATTGATTATGTCATTGATGCTTCGGATACGATTTCTTATAAGATTCATTTAATGAAAGAATGTTTAAATCGAAATATACCGATTATTTCTAGTATGGGTGCAGCAAATAAAATGGACCCAACCCGATTCCAAGTGGCTGATATTTCAAAGACGCATACAGATCCAATTGCTAAGGTGATACGTACACGGTTGCGTAAAGACGGCATTCGCAAAGGAATAAAAGTTGTTTTCTCAGATGAAAGTCCAATTGTCATTCGTGAAGAGGTCAGAAAAGAAGTAGGCAATGATGCTGCACAAATTCGAAAGGCTAAGATGCCGCCATCCTCTAATGCCTTCGTTCCATCAGTTGCTGGGTTAATTATGGGTGGGTATGTTATTACGGATTTATTAAAAACAATAAAAATTGTTCGAGTGAAGGATGAAAAATAA
- the aspS gene encoding aspartate--tRNA ligase codes for MFGRTYYCGEVPESAIGEKVVLKGWVAKRRDLGGVIFIDLRDRTGVVQIVFNPEISAEALAIAERVRSEYVLDITGKVVLRDEETVNPNVPTGKIEVLVENVTIINAAKNPPFMIDDKSEEVSEDVRLKYRYLDLRRPALFNTIQMRHNVTKSMRNFLDEKGFLDIETPILTKSTPEGARDYLVPSRVHEGEFYALPQSPQIFKQLLMVSGFDKYYQIARCFRDEDLRADRQPEFTQIDIEASFMSQDDIMSMTEQMMARIMKETKGVDIELPIQRMPYDEAMGRFGSDKPDTRFGLELVDVGEIVKDSGLKVFSSVVANGGQVKSINVKGAADKYSRKDMDTLAEFVAPYGAKGLAWLKVEEDGLKGPIIKFFTEDEQKGLLTTMDATIGDLLVFVADKKSVVADALGALRLKLGKDLQLIDESKFNFLWVIDWPLLEYDEATKRYYAAHHPFTMPAREDLGLFDTDPGNMKAQAYDIVLNGYELGGGSIRIFEKDVQEKMFKLLGFTEEEAKEQFGFLLEAFEYGTPPHGGIALGLDRLVMLLAGRTNLRDTIAFPKTASASDLLTNAPSAVSEAQLEELNIELRD; via the coding sequence ATGTTTGGCCGTACATATTATTGTGGAGAAGTACCAGAGTCAGCAATTGGAGAAAAAGTCGTATTAAAAGGTTGGGTAGCAAAAAGACGTGATCTAGGAGGAGTCATTTTTATTGATCTTCGTGATCGCACAGGTGTTGTGCAAATTGTTTTTAATCCTGAAATTTCCGCAGAAGCATTAGCAATAGCAGAAAGAGTACGAAGTGAATATGTATTAGATATAACTGGGAAAGTTGTATTACGTGATGAAGAAACAGTTAATCCAAATGTCCCAACTGGAAAAATTGAGGTTTTAGTTGAGAATGTAACGATCATTAATGCAGCAAAAAACCCGCCATTTATGATTGATGACAAATCAGAAGAAGTATCAGAAGATGTGCGCTTAAAATATCGATACCTTGATTTAAGAAGACCAGCATTGTTTAATACGATTCAAATGCGTCATAACGTAACAAAATCAATGCGTAATTTCCTTGATGAAAAGGGATTCTTAGACATTGAAACACCTATTTTAACAAAAAGCACACCAGAGGGTGCACGTGATTATTTAGTTCCGAGCCGTGTGCACGAAGGTGAATTTTATGCCTTGCCACAATCACCACAAATTTTCAAGCAATTGTTAATGGTGTCTGGCTTTGATAAGTACTATCAGATTGCTCGTTGCTTCCGTGATGAAGATTTACGTGCTGACCGTCAACCTGAATTTACACAAATTGATATTGAAGCTTCATTTATGAGTCAAGATGATATTATGTCAATGACAGAACAAATGATGGCAAGAATTATGAAAGAAACAAAAGGCGTTGATATTGAGCTTCCTATTCAAAGAATGCCTTATGATGAAGCAATGGGCCGCTTTGGTTCAGACAAGCCTGATACACGCTTTGGCTTAGAGCTTGTTGATGTAGGTGAAATTGTAAAGGACAGCGGATTAAAAGTATTTAGCTCGGTTGTCGCGAACGGTGGTCAAGTAAAATCGATAAATGTTAAAGGCGCAGCTGATAAATACTCTAGAAAAGATATGGATACTTTAGCTGAATTTGTTGCACCTTATGGAGCAAAAGGACTAGCTTGGCTTAAAGTGGAAGAAGATGGATTAAAAGGACCGATTATTAAATTCTTTACAGAAGATGAACAAAAAGGGCTGCTTACAACAATGGATGCGACAATCGGAGACTTACTTGTGTTTGTTGCAGATAAAAAATCAGTCGTTGCAGATGCACTTGGAGCACTTCGTTTAAAGCTTGGGAAAGATTTGCAATTAATTGATGAAAGCAAATTTAACTTCCTTTGGGTTATTGATTGGCCATTACTTGAATATGATGAGGCTACAAAGCGTTATTATGCTGCACATCATCCATTTACAATGCCAGCCAGAGAAGATTTAGGTTTATTTGATACAGATCCGGGTAATATGAAAGCACAGGCATATGATATCGTTCTGAATGGTTATGAGCTTGGCGGTGGTTCAATCCGTATTTTTGAAAAAGACGTACAAGAAAAAATGTTCAAACTCTTAGGCTTCACCGAAGAAGAAGCAAAAGAACAATTTGGATTCTTACTAGAAGCATTTGAATATGGTACACCACCACATGGCGGTATCGCACTTGGTTTAGACAGACTTGTAATGTTATTAGCTGGTCGTACAAACCTAAGAGATACAATTGCATTCCCTAAAACAGCAAGTGCAAGCGATTTGTTAACAAATGCCCCTAGTGCTGTAAGTGAAGCACAATTAGAAGAATTAAATATTGAATTACGTGACTAA
- the cymR gene encoding cysteine metabolism transcriptional regulator CymR produces the protein MKISTKGRYGLTIMIELARKFGEGPTSLKSIAQSHDLSEHYLEQLIAPLRNARLVKSIRGAYGGYILGDEPKNITAGDIIRVLEGPISPVEVLEDEEPAKRELWIRIRDAVVDVIDNTTLEDLASYTEDGGQEPYMFYI, from the coding sequence ATGAAAATATCTACAAAAGGACGTTATGGGTTAACAATTATGATAGAGTTGGCACGTAAGTTTGGAGAAGGGCCAACATCTTTAAAAAGTATCGCACAATCACATGATTTATCTGAGCATTATTTAGAGCAATTAATTGCTCCGTTACGTAATGCAAGGCTTGTAAAAAGCATAAGAGGTGCATATGGCGGTTATATTTTAGGAGACGAACCGAAAAACATTACAGCAGGTGATATTATACGTGTTCTTGAAGGACCTATTAGTCCAGTTGAAGTGTTAGAGGATGAAGAGCCTGCGAAAAGGGAACTTTGGATACGAATTCGTGATGCGGTAGTAGATGTCATAGATAACACAACACTAGAAGACCTTGCAAGCTACACAGAAGATGGCGGCCAAGAACCTTATATGTTTTATATTTAA
- a CDS encoding replication-associated recombination protein A: protein MRPKRLEDIIGQTHLVNEGKIIHRMVKAKHLSSMILYGPPGVGKTSIATAIAGSTKTAFRKLNAVVNNKKDMEIVVEEAKMSGKVILILDEVHRLDKAKQDFLLPYLENGMIILIGATTSNPYHAINPAIRSRCQIFELHSLNEQDIKEALHRAIDDKENGLGKQNIVIEESALNYFAQSSGGDVRSALNALELAVLSTEADENGVINIDVSIAEECLQKKSLVHDKDGDPHYDVISAFQKSIRGSDVNAALHYLGRLIEAGDLVSLNRRLLVIAYEDIGLASPQAGQRTLAAIEASERLGFPEARIPLANAVIELCLSPKSNSAYKALDTAIADIRAGKIGEVPQHLKDAHYQGAKSLGRGIDYLYPHDYDNGWVKQQYLPDRLKNKVYYEPKKTGKFELTLSQVYEKLLNQQRK, encoded by the coding sequence ATGAGACCAAAACGATTAGAAGATATTATTGGACAGACGCATTTAGTTAATGAAGGCAAGATCATTCATCGAATGGTAAAAGCCAAGCATTTGTCTTCAATGATTTTATATGGTCCGCCTGGTGTAGGAAAAACTTCGATCGCTACAGCGATAGCAGGCAGTACCAAAACAGCATTTCGAAAGCTGAATGCAGTAGTAAACAATAAGAAAGATATGGAAATTGTTGTTGAAGAAGCGAAAATGTCTGGAAAAGTCATTTTAATTTTAGATGAAGTACATCGCCTTGATAAAGCAAAACAAGATTTTTTATTACCATATTTAGAAAACGGAATGATTATTTTAATTGGGGCTACAACAAGTAACCCTTACCATGCAATCAATCCAGCCATTCGGAGTAGATGTCAAATTTTCGAACTACATTCTCTAAATGAGCAAGATATTAAAGAGGCATTACATAGAGCCATAGATGATAAGGAAAATGGCTTAGGCAAACAAAATATTGTCATTGAAGAAAGTGCTCTAAATTATTTTGCTCAAAGCAGTGGAGGAGATGTTCGCTCTGCATTAAACGCTCTTGAGTTAGCTGTATTATCGACAGAAGCAGATGAGAATGGCGTAATAAATATTGATGTATCGATCGCTGAGGAATGTCTGCAAAAGAAAAGCTTAGTACATGATAAAGACGGGGATCCCCACTATGATGTCATTTCTGCCTTTCAAAAATCGATTAGAGGTTCTGATGTAAATGCAGCCCTACATTATCTAGGAAGACTCATTGAAGCAGGCGATCTCGTTAGTTTAAATAGAAGATTATTAGTCATTGCCTACGAAGATATTGGACTTGCAAGCCCACAAGCAGGCCAACGAACATTAGCAGCAATAGAAGCATCTGAACGATTAGGGTTTCCTGAAGCTAGAATTCCACTTGCGAATGCAGTTATTGAATTATGCCTTTCACCGAAATCAAATAGTGCATATAAAGCATTAGATACTGCCATTGCAGATATTCGGGCTGGAAAAATTGGAGAAGTGCCACAACATCTAAAGGATGCACATTATCAAGGGGCAAAATCGTTAGGCCGAGGTATAGATTACTTATATCCTCATGACTATGATAATGGCTGGGTAAAACAACAATATTTACCAGACCGTTTAAAAAATAAAGTTTACTATGAACCAAAAAAGACGGGTAAATTTGAGTTAACACTTAGTCAGGTTTATGAAAAGCTTTTAAACCAACAAAGAAAGTAA
- the hisS gene encoding histidine--tRNA ligase, with the protein MSFQIPRGTQDILPGEVEKWQFIENTARDLCNRYQYKEIRTPIFEHTELFSRGVGESTDIVQKEMYTFLDKKGRSITLRPEGTASTVRSFVEKKLYANPSQPTKLYYIGPMFRYERPQTGRYRQFVQFGIEALGSNDPAIDAEVISLAMSLYQSLGLKSLKLVINSLGDGDSRNAHRQALIEHFEPRIGEFCSDCQNRLKQNPLRILDCKKDRDHELMKTAPSILEFLNEESKIYFNKVQQYLTANGISFEVDPGLVRGLDYYNHTAFEIMSNAEGFGAITTLCGGGRYNGLAQEIGGPETPGIGFALSIERLLAALEAEGVNLPISSDIDCYIVTMGDQAKDRAVSLLFEMRNAGLRAEKDYEDKKMKAQFKAADRHHAKYVAVLGDDELEKNVIAVKNMETGSQEEIAIDQLITYLKQQTI; encoded by the coding sequence ATGTCATTCCAGATTCCTAGAGGAACTCAGGATATTTTACCTGGAGAAGTTGAGAAATGGCAGTTTATTGAAAATACTGCACGTGATTTATGTAACAGATACCAGTATAAGGAAATTCGTACGCCGATCTTTGAACATACAGAGTTATTTTCTCGAGGTGTTGGTGAAAGTACAGACATCGTTCAAAAAGAAATGTACACGTTTTTAGATAAAAAAGGAAGAAGCATAACGTTACGACCTGAAGGAACAGCTTCAACCGTTCGTTCTTTTGTGGAGAAAAAGCTATATGCTAATCCATCACAACCAACTAAACTCTATTATATTGGGCCAATGTTCCGTTACGAACGTCCGCAAACTGGGCGGTATCGCCAATTTGTCCAATTTGGTATTGAGGCACTTGGAAGTAATGATCCTGCAATTGATGCAGAAGTTATTTCTCTTGCAATGTCATTATATCAATCGTTAGGTTTAAAAAGCTTAAAGCTTGTCATTAATAGCTTAGGTGACGGCGATAGCCGCAATGCACATCGCCAGGCATTAATTGAACATTTTGAGCCAAGAATTGGTGAGTTTTGTTCTGATTGTCAAAATCGATTAAAGCAAAATCCTTTACGAATACTGGATTGTAAAAAGGATCGCGACCATGAATTGATGAAAACAGCTCCATCTATTCTTGAGTTTTTAAATGAAGAATCAAAAATTTATTTTAATAAAGTGCAACAATATTTAACTGCAAATGGGATTTCTTTTGAAGTGGATCCTGGTCTTGTAAGAGGCTTGGATTATTATAATCATACAGCTTTTGAAATTATGAGCAATGCTGAAGGGTTTGGCGCGATTACGACACTATGTGGAGGCGGTCGCTATAATGGTTTGGCACAAGAAATTGGTGGACCTGAAACACCTGGAATTGGGTTTGCATTAAGTATTGAACGTCTTTTAGCAGCACTTGAAGCAGAGGGAGTCAATTTACCAATTTCATCTGATATCGATTGCTATATCGTGACAATGGGGGATCAAGCAAAGGACCGTGCTGTCTCATTACTTTTTGAAATGAGAAACGCTGGGTTACGGGCTGAAAAAGACTATGAAGATAAGAAAATGAAGGCTCAATTCAAAGCGGCAGATCGCCATCATGCAAAATATGTTGCGGTTTTAGGTGATGATGAGCTCGAAAAGAATGTCATAGCTGTAAAAAATATGGAAACTGGTTCACAAGAAGAAATCGCCATAGATCAACTAATTACTTACTTAAAACAACAAACTATTTAA
- a CDS encoding YczE/YyaS/YitT family protein — protein MEKMKSCYTHLIKWSIYFIGLLIMTFGVVLTIKADLGVSSWDVLHIGLYYQFGLTIGTWSIIIGALVLIFTTLLTKKPPQLGAFINMISVGIFMDLYLMIPFLQTPESFIGQLIMLMVGIVVLGYGMGLYLSAKIGAGPRDSLMMAFVAITGKSISLIRGSIEIIVLIIGWFLGGPVFIGTIITTVTIGYIAGIMIPFCQKTTDRILNKQYRERGNLPRGEFLDQNI, from the coding sequence ATGGAGAAAATGAAAAGTTGTTATACTCATTTAATAAAATGGAGTATATATTTTATTGGGCTTTTAATCATGACATTTGGTGTCGTATTAACGATTAAAGCTGATTTAGGGGTTTCCTCATGGGATGTCCTGCACATTGGCCTTTATTATCAATTCGGATTAACGATTGGAACATGGTCAATTATTATTGGTGCACTGGTACTTATATTCACAACATTATTAACGAAAAAGCCTCCACAATTAGGGGCATTTATTAATATGATATCGGTTGGGATCTTTATGGATCTTTATTTAATGATTCCCTTTCTTCAAACGCCTGAATCATTTATCGGACAATTGATTATGCTGATGGTAGGAATTGTCGTATTAGGCTATGGAATGGGATTGTACCTTTCTGCTAAAATTGGTGCAGGTCCTCGGGATAGTTTAATGATGGCCTTTGTTGCAATAACGGGAAAATCAATCTCTCTAATAAGAGGCAGTATCGAAATCATTGTACTAATAATTGGTTGGTTTTTAGGTGGACCAGTATTTATTGGAACGATTATTACAACTGTAACAATCGGATATATAGCAGGGATTATGATTCCGTTTTGTCAAAAAACAACAGACCGAATATTAAACAAACAATATCGTGAAAGAGGGAATTTACCGAGAGGCGAGTTCCTAGATCAGAACATATAG
- a CDS encoding RsfA family transcriptional regulator encodes MKSRQDAWTHDDDLLLAETVLRHIRDGSTQVAAFDEVGDQLNRTSAACGYRWNAEVRGQYLQAVEHAKKEKKEKKRLAQSKNMKLEQVQKNAKKNGEKLKTLKRKSDKNEEIPIRQETIRTLTLDDCIDFLQNYPDRNNLELRDDNKRLKLENQKLKKKNEELRLKYEQSMQHSQKIEHDYKLLMSILNQAKNMSELAEESCHNIH; translated from the coding sequence ATGAAGAGTAGACAAGATGCTTGGACACATGATGATGATTTACTTCTTGCAGAAACTGTGCTGCGACATATTCGTGATGGCAGTACACAGGTTGCTGCTTTTGATGAGGTCGGTGATCAATTAAATCGAACCTCTGCAGCATGTGGCTATCGGTGGAACGCTGAAGTGCGTGGTCAATACTTACAAGCTGTTGAGCACGCAAAAAAAGAAAAAAAAGAAAAAAAGCGTTTGGCTCAAAGTAAAAATATGAAACTTGAACAAGTACAAAAAAACGCCAAAAAAAATGGTGAAAAACTAAAAACATTGAAACGTAAATCAGATAAGAACGAGGAAATTCCTATCAGGCAAGAGACGATTCGAACTCTCACCTTAGATGATTGTATCGATTTCTTGCAGAATTATCCAGATAGAAATAACCTGGAATTAAGGGATGACAACAAGCGTTTAAAATTGGAAAATCAAAAACTAAAGAAAAAAAATGAAGAACTGAGATTAAAATACGAGCAAAGTATGCAGCATAGCCAAAAAATTGAACATGATTATAAATTGCTCATGAGTATTCTCAACCAAGCAAAAAATATGTCTGAACTTGCAGAAGAATCCTGCCATAACATACATTAG